Sequence from the bacterium genome:
GAAAGATGCCTACCACAACCCGCGGGGCAAGACCGGCAGATACCGGGTTACATCTGTCTTCGGCGGCAGGTCATATTCCGCAACCCAGACGCCGACGTCGGAGCCGGTTCACAGCGCAGCGATGCCGGTCGGCGAGTTGAACAGCACAAGCTACCCCGCCTATGGCTGGGACCGGGACAGCGGCACCGGGTCGGTCTTCACCATGAAGTACGCTAGCAACGCCGATAATGTGGACTTCTACATCACGGATTGGACGACGGGCAAAGGCGGGCAATACTACGCGGCCAGCCCCGATTTGGCGCCGAACGAGCCCGGCGGTGCCGGTCTGGTCCCGGCCGGCGCGTGGCGGACGGCAGGGCTGAGCCTGCTGCCGGCTGACCAGCAATCGCCGCTGCCGGCGTACAACTCAGGTGCCTACGCCGACAATCTGCTGTTGAGGACGGATTCGACCTTCGCGGCCGTGCTGTGCACCGACTCCGTCTGGGTATTTGACACTACCCTGGTGATCGACACCACCACTGAGATAGACACGACCACCCTGGTTGACACCTTTCCCATTGTAGAACGGCGCTACGGCCTGGTCCTGTTCGGCAGCCCCGATACCATCAGCGGCACGGTGCCGGTTGAGACCCGGTTC
This genomic interval carries:
- a CDS encoding fibronectin type III domain-containing protein; translated protein: MKPDGCVRILPVALRSGLLCAVAALVCLTGCKNPGEGPPTKVALTAASDTTIRISWKIPVGALPDSYVLAFQETGQSTWQDFGTATDSAKDAYHNPRGKTGRYRVTSVFGGRSYSATQTPTSEPVHSAAMPVGELNSTSYPAYGWDRDSGTGSVFTMKYASNADNVDFYITDWTTGKGGQYYAASPDLAPNEPGGAGLVPAGAWRTAGLSLLPADQQSPLPAYNSGAYADNLLLRTDSTFAAVLCTDSVWVFDTTLVIDTTTEIDTTTLVDTFPIVERRYGLVLFGSPDTISGTVPVETRFQLIPNLRLIQH